A window of Bacteroidia bacterium genomic DNA:
AACAGCAAGAGAAAGAAACACCTGCTCCTTTGCTTCCAATGGAAACATTTTTCAAAAACGGAGAAAAAAATACATTCAGAATTTCGCCTGACGGAAACTATTTCAGTTACCGTGCAGATTATAAAGGCAAATCCAACATTTTTGTACAAAACGTGAGCGATAGCACGGCTGTTCGTGTTACAAATGACACCTTGCGAAGCATTTCAAGCTACTTTTGGAAAGGCGACCGAATTGTATATGCTCAAGACATTGGCGGAGACGAAAATTTTCAGCTGTTTTCAGTAAAAGCAGACGGAACAGACTTGAAAGCGTTAACTCCATTCGTTGGCGTAAAAAGTGATATTATAGATGCCTTGAATGACATTGAAGGAAAGGAAAAAGAATTGATTATACAAATCAACAAACGGGTGAAAGAATACTTTGACCCCTATCTATTGAATATAGAAACCGGGGAATTGACGCTATTGTATAATAATGTAGAAAACTATGATAGTTGGGTTACGGATAACAACGGCACTATTCGTTTGGCATCCAAAACAGATGGAGTAAACATTACTTGGCATTTTCGCAATTCGGATAAAGAATCTTTTTCGCCAATACTGACTACCTCATTTAAGGACATTTTTACACCTGCATCATTTGACAAAGGCAATAAAAACATTTATGCTCTTAGCAATATCGGCAGAGATAAAAGTACATTGGTAGAATATGACCCTAAGACAAAAAAGGAAGTAAGGGAATTGTATGCTGACAAAAATTACGATTTAAGTTCTATCACCTATGATAGAAAAAAGCAAGCATTGACAGCCGTTTATTGGGAAGCAGAAAAACCTAAAAAATATTTTTTTGATAAAGAATGGGGCGACCTACAAGATGATTTAGATAAAAAATTTAGCGGTTATGAAACAATTATTGTGAGCTATAATAATGCCCGAACCAAAGCGATAGTTTGGGCGGGAAATGACAGAATGCCAGGCAAATATTATATCTATGATTTCAAAACTAAGGAAACCGTAGATGCAGCCAATCCATATCCGTGGATTTACGAAAAACAAATGAGCCACGTAAAACCGATTACCTATAAATCAAGAGACGGCTTGACC
This region includes:
- a CDS encoding S9 family peptidase, with protein sequence MLRYFILTVLISMSALLSSCKQQEKETPAPLLPMETFFKNGEKNTFRISPDGNYFSYRADYKGKSNIFVQNVSDSTAVRVTNDTLRSISSYFWKGDRIVYAQDIGGDENFQLFSVKADGTDLKALTPFVGVKSDIIDALNDIEGKEKELIIQINKRVKEYFDPYLLNIETGELTLLYNNVENYDSWVTDNNGTIRLASKTDGVNITWHFRNSDKESFSPILTTSFKDIFTPASFDKGNKNIYALSNIGRDKSTLVEYDPKTKKEVRELYADKNYDLSSITYDRKKQALTAVYWEAEKPKKYFFDKEWGDLQDDLDKKFSGYETIIVSYNNARTKAIVWAGNDRMPGKYYIYDFKTKETVDAANPYPWIYEKQMSHVKPITYKSRDGLTIHGYLTLPLGIEAKNLPVVINPHGGPWYRDSWGFNNEVQFLANRGYAVLQMNFRGSTGYGRKFWEASFKQWGKTMQNDITDGVEWLIKEGIADKDRVAIYGASYGGYATLAGITFTPDLYVAAIDYVGVSNLFTLLNTIPPYWKPYLEQFHEMVGDPKKDSLLLAEISPALHADKIKTPLFIAQGANDPRVNKAESDQMVEALKKRGIDIEYMVKNDEGHGFYNQDNQYDFYNAMEKFLDKHLKTKK